A DNA window from Ctenopharyngodon idella isolate HZGC_01 chromosome 8, HZGC01, whole genome shotgun sequence contains the following coding sequences:
- the mtmr3 gene encoding myotubularin-related protein 3 isoform X6 — MEEEGQQSLECIQANQIFPRKPPVLEEDDLQVPFPELHGEFTEYVGRAEDAVIAMSSYRLHIKFKESVVNVPLQLIESVECREMFQLHITCKDCKVVRCQFSTFEQCQEWLKRLSAAVRPPSRIEELFSFAFHAWCVDLYTGEKEQHGDLCRPGFISTSHLSGDHVTSRFHNEVERMGFDTQNAWRVSEINNKYKLCSSYPQLLLVPAWITDKELENVAAFRSWKRIPAVVYRHQSTGAVIARCGQPEVSWWGWRNADDEHLVQSIARACAVDSSTCKGVSNGSFSREYTNGADLSDVDFDSSMTNSSEVETLAIQPRKLLILDARSYAAAVANRAKGGGCECPEYYPNCEVVFMGMANIHSIRKSFQSLRLLCTQMPDPANWLSALESTKWLQHLSLLLKASLLVVNAVDRDQRPVLVHCSDGWDRTPQIAALAKLLLDPYYRTIEGFQVLVETEWLDFGHKFADRCGHGENAEDLNERCPVFLQWLDCVHQLQRQFPCSFEFNEAFLVKLVQHTYSCLFGTFLCNSGKEREDRHIQERTCSVWSLLRAANRSFRNMLYSSHSETVLHPVCHVRNLLLWTAVYLPSSSPTTPSDDSCAPYPAPGANPEDQPLGRRPKTRSFDNLPSACEVGNPLTSNRRSSDPSLNEKWQDHRRSLELNIGTGAEGAVSPDPDERVNGQNVVGIMGTLPSGGTENGEGLGDVRLPMMKGVDEAELTVGVAMGQMENILQEATKDESAPDSRRDAKTDRTNRQIDDIAHSEEGSSGIDDDKVKSLGDGNVNGHCSEDGNSEAASALSQDISGNQDSEEVALEKCMIQEYNPSCSMTNFPSNGLRTLSNGHGVERPPGREVVEQRLSLLESSTETLTEDLGVRPESLAPLIIPPPLKALAESSCLKQGLRAAADPQGAPRTLNNTPKRPSLSAFPPSTDLLHSVCNGDSPDPEPSMPRTNGERATLSRQVSLASCGSLTLHARGACSHHRCLHLGFLGRPSFSPPEPPSARNHLDDDGLTLHTDAVQQRLRQIEAGHQLEVEALKRQVQELWSRLESHQAAGMLRLNGDMGDEVTSIADSDFNLEPNCLSRCSTELFSEASWEQVDKQDTEVTRWYPDHLAAQCYGCERGFWLATRRHHCRGKERMEEVWNCGNVFCASCCDQKIPVPSQQLFEPSRVCRSCFSNLQAPASALEIELDKPITASSN, encoded by the exons ATG GAGGAGGAGGGGCAGCAGAGTTTGGAGTGCATCCAGGCCAATCAGATCTTCCCTCGCAAGCCCCCTGTCCTGGAGGAAGATGATCTTCAG GTGCCCTTCCCAGAGCTGCATGGAGAGTTTACGGAGTACGTGGGCAGGGCGGAAGATGCTGTCATCGCCATGTCCAGCTACCGCCTGCACATCAAGTTCAAAGAGTCGGTTGTTAAT GTTCCCCTGCAGCTGATAGAAAGTGTAGAATGCCGGGAAATGTTCCAACTGCACATTACCTGCAAAGACTGCAAGGTCGTCAG GTGTCAGTTTTCAACATTTGAGCAGTGTCAGGAGTGGCTGAAGAGGCTGAGCGCAGCGGTCCGTCCTCCGTCCCGGATAGAGGAGCTGTTTTCTTTCGCCTTCCACGCGTGGTGCGTGGACCTGTACACAGGAGAGAAGGAGCAGCATGGAGATCTGTGTAGGCCAG GATTCATCTCAACCTCTCATCTTTCAGGTGATCATGTGACGTCACGTTTCCATAACGAGGTGGAGCGGATGGGCTTCGACACTCAGAACGCCTGGAGAGTATCTGAGATCAACAACAAGTACAA GTTATGTTCCAGCTACCCTCAACTGCTGCTGGTGCCAGCCTGGATTACTGATAAAGAGCTGGAGAATGTGGCGGCCTTCCGCTCCTGGAAGAGGATTCCGGCTGTGGTTTATAG GCACCAGAGCACAGGGGCAGTTATCGCTCGCTGTGGTCAGCCTGAGGTCAGCTGGTGGGGCTGGAGGAATGCAGATGATGAGCACCTGGTGCAGTCCATCGCCAGAGCCTGTGCTGTGGACAGCAGCACCTGTAAAGGCGTCTCCAATGGCTCCTTCTCCCGCGAGTACACTAACGGAGCTGACCTCTCAGATGTGGACTTTG ACTCATCCATGACTAACAGCTCAGAGGTGGAGACACTGGCCATCCAACCTCGAAAGCTTCTGATCCTGGATGCCAGGTCATACGCTGCTGCCGTAGCCAACAGAGCCAAAGGTGGAGGGTGTGAATGTCCAG AGTACTACCCTAACTGTGAGGTGGTGTTTATGGGTATGGCCAACATCCATTCCATCCGCAAGAGTTTCCAGTCTCTGCGCTTACTCTGCACCCAAATGCCCGATCCAGCCAA CTGGCTATCTGCTCTGGAGAGCACAAAGTGGCTGCAGCATCTGTCCCTCCTGCTCAAGGCGTCTCTCCTCGTTGTTAACGCCGTGGACCGCGACCAAAGGCCCGTACTGGTGCACTGCTCAGACGGCTGGGATCGCACCCCTCAGATAGCGGCGTTAGCCAAACTCTTGCTGGACCCGTACTACCGCACCATTGAG GGTTTTCAGGTGCTGGTTGAGACTGAGTGGTTGGACTTCGGTCACAAGTTCGCAGACCGCTGTGGTCACGGAGAGAACGCGGAAGACTTGAATGAGAGATGTCCTGTCTTCCTGCAGTGGTTAGACTGTGTGCACCAGCTCCAAAGACAATTCCCATGTTCCTTTGAGTTCAACGAAGCCTTTCTG GTGAAGCTTGTGCAGCACACATACTCGTGTCTGTTCGGGACGTTCCTGTGTAACAGCGGGAAGGAGAGAGAGGACAGACACATCCAGGAAAGAACCTGCTCCGTGTGGTCTCTCCTCAGAGCCGCCAACCGCTCCTTCAGAAACATGCTGTACTCCTCTCATTCAGAGACC GTGCTTCATCCTGTGTGTCACGTGCGCAATCTCTTGTTATGGACAGCAGTTTACCTACCCAGCTCTTCACCCACAACCCCTTCAGATGACTCCTGTGCCCCCTACCCCGCACCTGGTGCCAACCCTGAGGACCAGCCCCTGGGCAG GCGTCCTAAAACCCGCTCGTTTGATAACTTGCCTAGCGCTTGTGAAGTCGGAAACCCTCTGACCTCCAATCGACGTTCCAGCGACCCCAGTTTGAATGAGAAATGGCAGGACCATCGCAGATCTCTGGAGCTCAACATTGGGACAGGGGCTGAAGGTGCTGTATCTCCAGATCCAGATGAGAGGGTCAATGGGCAAAACGTGGTGGGGATTATGGGAACATTGCCCAGTGGGGGAACAGAGAATGGGGAGGGGCTTGGGGATGTCAGATTGCCAATGATGAAGGGGGTTGATGAGGCGGAGCTGACAGTGGGTGTGGCTATGGGCCAAATGGAGAACATTCTCCAGGAAGCTACAAAAGACGAGTCTGCTCCAGATAGCCGCAGAGACGCAAAGACAGACCGCACTAACAGACAGATTGATGATATTGCACATTCAGAAGAGGGTAGCAGTGGTATTGATGATGACAAAGTTAAAAGCCTTGGAGATGGAAATGTCAATGGACATTGTTCGGAAGATGGTAATTCTGAAGCAGCATCTGCTCTCAGCCAGGATATCTCGGGAAACCAAGACTCAGAGGAAGTAGCCCTTGAGAAATGCATGATACAAGAATATAACCCTTCTTGTAGCATGACTAATTTCCCTTCCAATGGCCTCAGGACTCTGAGTAACGGCCATGGAGTCGAGAGACCACCAGGACGAGAAGTCGTTGAGCAGCGTCTTTCTCTTTTGGAGAGCTCCACAGAGACGCTCACGGAGGACTTGGGTGTTCGTCCAGAGAGTCTGGCACCCTTAATTATTCCGCCACCTCTCAAAGCCCTTGCGGAATCGTCGTGCCTCAAACAGGGTCTCCGTGCAGCAGCCGATCCGCAAGGCGCTCCCAGGACTTTAAACAACACCCCTAAACGGCCGTCTCTCAGTGCCTTTCCGCCCTCCACTGACCTCCTCCACTCCGTGTGTAATGGAGACTCCCCCGACCCTGAGCCCTCCATGCCACGCACAAACGGGGAACGGGCCACACTCAGCCGACAGGTGTCACTCGCTAGCTGTGGCTCGCTGACCCTCCACGCACGGGGCGCCTGCTCCCACCATCGCTGCCTGCACTTGGGGTTTCTGGGCCGGCCGAGCTTCAGCCCTCCAGAGCCCCCTTCAGCCCGGAACCATCTCGATGATGACGGGTTGACCCTGCACACGGACGCTGTGCAGCAGAGGCTGCGGCAAATCGAAGCGGGTCACCAGCTGGAGGTGGAAGCTCTGAAGAGGCAGGTACAGGAGCTCTGGAGCCGTCTGGAGAGCCATCAGGCTGCTGGAATGCTGCGACTCAACGGAGACATGGGAGATGAAGTG ACCTCAATCGCAGACTCCGACTTCAACCTGGAGCCCAACTGTCTTTCCCGCTGCAGCACTGAACTCTTTTCTGAGGCCAGCTGGGAGCAGGTGGACAAGCAGGACACTGAG GTGACCCGGTGGTACCCGGACCATCTGGCTGCTCAGTGCTACGGCTGTGAGAGAGGATTCTGGCTGGCCACTAGAAGGCACCACTGCAG AGGCAAGGAGCGTATGGAAGAGGTTTG gaattgtgggaatgtgtTCTGTGCCAGCTGTTGCGATCAGAAGATCCCGGTGCCAAGCCAGCAGTTGTTCGAGCCCAGTCGTGTGTGTAGGTCGTGTTTCAGCAACCTGCAGGCTCCCGCGTCGGCTCTGGAGATCGAGCTGGACAAACCCATCACGGCCAGCTCCAACTGA
- the mtmr3 gene encoding myotubularin-related protein 3 isoform X2: MEEEGQQSLECIQANQIFPRKPPVLEEDDLQVPFPELHGEFTEYVGRAEDAVIAMSSYRLHIKFKESVVNVPLQLIESVECREMFQLHITCKDCKVVRCQFSTFEQCQEWLKRLSAAVRPPSRIEELFSFAFHAWCVDLYTGEKEQHGDLCRPGDHVTSRFHNEVERMGFDTQNAWRVSEINNKYKLCSSYPQLLLVPAWITDKELENVAAFRSWKRIPAVVYRHQSTGAVIARCGQPEVSWWGWRNADDEHLVQSIARACAVDSSTCKGVSNGSFSREYTNGADLSDVDFDSSMTNSSEVETLAIQPRKLLILDARSYAAAVANRAKGGGCECPEYYPNCEVVFMGMANIHSIRKSFQSLRLLCTQMPDPANWLSALESTKWLQHLSLLLKASLLVVNAVDRDQRPVLVHCSDGWDRTPQIAALAKLLLDPYYRTIEGFQVLVETEWLDFGHKFADRCGHGENAEDLNERCPVFLQWLDCVHQLQRQFPCSFEFNEAFLVKLVQHTYSCLFGTFLCNSGKEREDRHIQERTCSVWSLLRAANRSFRNMLYSSHSETVLHPVCHVRNLLLWTAVYLPSSSPTTPSDDSCAPYPAPGANPEDQPLGRRPKTRSFDNLPSACEVGNPLTSNRRSSDPSLNEKWQDHRRSLELNIGTGAEGAVSPDPDERVNGQNVVGIMGTLPSGGTENGEGLGDVRLPMMKGVDEAELTVGVAMGQMENILQEATKDESAPDSRRDAKTDRTNRQIDDIAHSEEGSSGIDDDKVKSLGDGNVNGHCSEDGNSEAASALSQDISGNQDSEEVALEKCMIQEYNPSCSMTNFPSNGLRTLSNGHGVERPPGREVVEQRLSLLESSTETLTEDLGVRPESLAPLIIPPPLKALAESSCLKQGLRAAADPQGAPRTLNNTPKRPSLSAFPPSTDLLHSVCNGDSPDPEPSMPRTNGERATLSRQVSLASCGSLTLHARGACSHHRCLHLGFLGRPSFSPPEPPSARNHLDDDGLTLHTDAVQQRLRQIEAGHQLEVEALKRQVQELWSRLESHQAAGMLRLNGDMGDEVTSIADSDFNLEPNCLSRCSTELFSEASWEQVDKQDTETLDLLRRCMEKEYKVLLFRVQYLLQVTRWYPDHLAAQCYGCERGFWLATRRHHCRGKERMEEVWNCGNVFCASCCDQKIPVPSQQLFEPSRVCRSCFSNLQAPASALEIELDKPITASSN; the protein is encoded by the exons ATG GAGGAGGAGGGGCAGCAGAGTTTGGAGTGCATCCAGGCCAATCAGATCTTCCCTCGCAAGCCCCCTGTCCTGGAGGAAGATGATCTTCAG GTGCCCTTCCCAGAGCTGCATGGAGAGTTTACGGAGTACGTGGGCAGGGCGGAAGATGCTGTCATCGCCATGTCCAGCTACCGCCTGCACATCAAGTTCAAAGAGTCGGTTGTTAAT GTTCCCCTGCAGCTGATAGAAAGTGTAGAATGCCGGGAAATGTTCCAACTGCACATTACCTGCAAAGACTGCAAGGTCGTCAG GTGTCAGTTTTCAACATTTGAGCAGTGTCAGGAGTGGCTGAAGAGGCTGAGCGCAGCGGTCCGTCCTCCGTCCCGGATAGAGGAGCTGTTTTCTTTCGCCTTCCACGCGTGGTGCGTGGACCTGTACACAGGAGAGAAGGAGCAGCATGGAGATCTGTGTAGGCCAG GTGATCATGTGACGTCACGTTTCCATAACGAGGTGGAGCGGATGGGCTTCGACACTCAGAACGCCTGGAGAGTATCTGAGATCAACAACAAGTACAA GTTATGTTCCAGCTACCCTCAACTGCTGCTGGTGCCAGCCTGGATTACTGATAAAGAGCTGGAGAATGTGGCGGCCTTCCGCTCCTGGAAGAGGATTCCGGCTGTGGTTTATAG GCACCAGAGCACAGGGGCAGTTATCGCTCGCTGTGGTCAGCCTGAGGTCAGCTGGTGGGGCTGGAGGAATGCAGATGATGAGCACCTGGTGCAGTCCATCGCCAGAGCCTGTGCTGTGGACAGCAGCACCTGTAAAGGCGTCTCCAATGGCTCCTTCTCCCGCGAGTACACTAACGGAGCTGACCTCTCAGATGTGGACTTTG ACTCATCCATGACTAACAGCTCAGAGGTGGAGACACTGGCCATCCAACCTCGAAAGCTTCTGATCCTGGATGCCAGGTCATACGCTGCTGCCGTAGCCAACAGAGCCAAAGGTGGAGGGTGTGAATGTCCAG AGTACTACCCTAACTGTGAGGTGGTGTTTATGGGTATGGCCAACATCCATTCCATCCGCAAGAGTTTCCAGTCTCTGCGCTTACTCTGCACCCAAATGCCCGATCCAGCCAA CTGGCTATCTGCTCTGGAGAGCACAAAGTGGCTGCAGCATCTGTCCCTCCTGCTCAAGGCGTCTCTCCTCGTTGTTAACGCCGTGGACCGCGACCAAAGGCCCGTACTGGTGCACTGCTCAGACGGCTGGGATCGCACCCCTCAGATAGCGGCGTTAGCCAAACTCTTGCTGGACCCGTACTACCGCACCATTGAG GGTTTTCAGGTGCTGGTTGAGACTGAGTGGTTGGACTTCGGTCACAAGTTCGCAGACCGCTGTGGTCACGGAGAGAACGCGGAAGACTTGAATGAGAGATGTCCTGTCTTCCTGCAGTGGTTAGACTGTGTGCACCAGCTCCAAAGACAATTCCCATGTTCCTTTGAGTTCAACGAAGCCTTTCTG GTGAAGCTTGTGCAGCACACATACTCGTGTCTGTTCGGGACGTTCCTGTGTAACAGCGGGAAGGAGAGAGAGGACAGACACATCCAGGAAAGAACCTGCTCCGTGTGGTCTCTCCTCAGAGCCGCCAACCGCTCCTTCAGAAACATGCTGTACTCCTCTCATTCAGAGACC GTGCTTCATCCTGTGTGTCACGTGCGCAATCTCTTGTTATGGACAGCAGTTTACCTACCCAGCTCTTCACCCACAACCCCTTCAGATGACTCCTGTGCCCCCTACCCCGCACCTGGTGCCAACCCTGAGGACCAGCCCCTGGGCAG GCGTCCTAAAACCCGCTCGTTTGATAACTTGCCTAGCGCTTGTGAAGTCGGAAACCCTCTGACCTCCAATCGACGTTCCAGCGACCCCAGTTTGAATGAGAAATGGCAGGACCATCGCAGATCTCTGGAGCTCAACATTGGGACAGGGGCTGAAGGTGCTGTATCTCCAGATCCAGATGAGAGGGTCAATGGGCAAAACGTGGTGGGGATTATGGGAACATTGCCCAGTGGGGGAACAGAGAATGGGGAGGGGCTTGGGGATGTCAGATTGCCAATGATGAAGGGGGTTGATGAGGCGGAGCTGACAGTGGGTGTGGCTATGGGCCAAATGGAGAACATTCTCCAGGAAGCTACAAAAGACGAGTCTGCTCCAGATAGCCGCAGAGACGCAAAGACAGACCGCACTAACAGACAGATTGATGATATTGCACATTCAGAAGAGGGTAGCAGTGGTATTGATGATGACAAAGTTAAAAGCCTTGGAGATGGAAATGTCAATGGACATTGTTCGGAAGATGGTAATTCTGAAGCAGCATCTGCTCTCAGCCAGGATATCTCGGGAAACCAAGACTCAGAGGAAGTAGCCCTTGAGAAATGCATGATACAAGAATATAACCCTTCTTGTAGCATGACTAATTTCCCTTCCAATGGCCTCAGGACTCTGAGTAACGGCCATGGAGTCGAGAGACCACCAGGACGAGAAGTCGTTGAGCAGCGTCTTTCTCTTTTGGAGAGCTCCACAGAGACGCTCACGGAGGACTTGGGTGTTCGTCCAGAGAGTCTGGCACCCTTAATTATTCCGCCACCTCTCAAAGCCCTTGCGGAATCGTCGTGCCTCAAACAGGGTCTCCGTGCAGCAGCCGATCCGCAAGGCGCTCCCAGGACTTTAAACAACACCCCTAAACGGCCGTCTCTCAGTGCCTTTCCGCCCTCCACTGACCTCCTCCACTCCGTGTGTAATGGAGACTCCCCCGACCCTGAGCCCTCCATGCCACGCACAAACGGGGAACGGGCCACACTCAGCCGACAGGTGTCACTCGCTAGCTGTGGCTCGCTGACCCTCCACGCACGGGGCGCCTGCTCCCACCATCGCTGCCTGCACTTGGGGTTTCTGGGCCGGCCGAGCTTCAGCCCTCCAGAGCCCCCTTCAGCCCGGAACCATCTCGATGATGACGGGTTGACCCTGCACACGGACGCTGTGCAGCAGAGGCTGCGGCAAATCGAAGCGGGTCACCAGCTGGAGGTGGAAGCTCTGAAGAGGCAGGTACAGGAGCTCTGGAGCCGTCTGGAGAGCCATCAGGCTGCTGGAATGCTGCGACTCAACGGAGACATGGGAGATGAAGTG ACCTCAATCGCAGACTCCGACTTCAACCTGGAGCCCAACTGTCTTTCCCGCTGCAGCACTGAACTCTTTTCTGAGGCCAGCTGGGAGCAGGTGGACAAGCAGGACACTGAG ACTTTGGATTTGTTGCGCCGGTGTATGGAGAAAGAATATAAg GTCCTTTTATTTAGAGTCCAGTATTTGTTGCAGGTGACCCGGTGGTACCCGGACCATCTGGCTGCTCAGTGCTACGGCTGTGAGAGAGGATTCTGGCTGGCCACTAGAAGGCACCACTGCAG AGGCAAGGAGCGTATGGAAGAGGTTTG gaattgtgggaatgtgtTCTGTGCCAGCTGTTGCGATCAGAAGATCCCGGTGCCAAGCCAGCAGTTGTTCGAGCCCAGTCGTGTGTGTAGGTCGTGTTTCAGCAACCTGCAGGCTCCCGCGTCGGCTCTGGAGATCGAGCTGGACAAACCCATCACGGCCAGCTCCAACTGA
- the mtmr3 gene encoding myotubularin-related protein 3 isoform X8 — translation MEEEGQQSLECIQANQIFPRKPPVLEEDDLQVPFPELHGEFTEYVGRAEDAVIAMSSYRLHIKFKESVVNVPLQLIESVECREMFQLHITCKDCKVVRCQFSTFEQCQEWLKRLSAAVRPPSRIEELFSFAFHAWCVDLYTGEKEQHGDLCRPGFISTSHLSGDHVTSRFHNEVERMGFDTQNAWRVSEINNKYKLCSSYPQLLLVPAWITDKELENVAAFRSWKRIPAVVYRHQSTGAVIARCGQPEVSWWGWRNADDEHLVQSIARACAVDSSTCKGVSNGSFSREYTNGADLSDVDFDSSMTNSSEVETLAIQPRKLLILDARSYAAAVANRAKGGGCECPEYYPNCEVVFMGMANIHSIRKSFQSLRLLCTQMPDPANWLSALESTKWLQHLSLLLKASLLVVNAVDRDQRPVLVHCSDGWDRTPQIAALAKLLLDPYYRTIEGFQVLVETEWLDFGHKFADRCGHGENAEDLNERCPVFLQWLDCVHQLQRQFPCSFEFNEAFLVKLVQHTYSCLFGTFLCNSGKEREDRHIQERTCSVWSLLRAANRSFRNMLYSSHSETVLHPVCHVRNLLLWTAVYLPSSSPTTPSDDSCAPYPAPGANPEDQPLGRRPKTRSFDNLPSACEVGNPLTSNRRSSDPSLNEKWQDHRRSLELNIGTGAEGAVSPDPDERVNGQNVVGIMGTLPSGGTENGEGLGDVRLPMMKGVDEAELTVGVAMGQMENILQEATKDESAPDSRRDAKTDRTNRQIDDIAHSEEGSSGIDDDKVKSLGDGNVNGHCSEDGNSEAASALSQDISGNQDSEEVALEKCMIQEYNPSCSMTNFPSNGLRTLSNGHGVERPPGREVVEQRLSLLESSTETLTEDLGVRPESLAPLIIPPPLKALAESSCLKQGLRAAADPQGAPRTLNNTPKRPSLSAFPPSTDLLHSVCNGDSPDPEPSMPRTNGERATLSRQVSLASCGSLTLHARGACSHHRCLHLGFLGRPSFSPPEPPSARNHLDDDGLTLHTDAVQQRLRQIEAGHQLEVEALKRQVQELWSRLESHQAAGMLRLNGDMGDEVTSIADSDFNLEPNCLSRCSTELFSEASWEQVDKQDTEVTRWYPDHLAAQCYGCERGFWLATRRHHCRNCGNVFCASCCDQKIPVPSQQLFEPSRVCRSCFSNLQAPASALEIELDKPITASSN, via the exons ATG GAGGAGGAGGGGCAGCAGAGTTTGGAGTGCATCCAGGCCAATCAGATCTTCCCTCGCAAGCCCCCTGTCCTGGAGGAAGATGATCTTCAG GTGCCCTTCCCAGAGCTGCATGGAGAGTTTACGGAGTACGTGGGCAGGGCGGAAGATGCTGTCATCGCCATGTCCAGCTACCGCCTGCACATCAAGTTCAAAGAGTCGGTTGTTAAT GTTCCCCTGCAGCTGATAGAAAGTGTAGAATGCCGGGAAATGTTCCAACTGCACATTACCTGCAAAGACTGCAAGGTCGTCAG GTGTCAGTTTTCAACATTTGAGCAGTGTCAGGAGTGGCTGAAGAGGCTGAGCGCAGCGGTCCGTCCTCCGTCCCGGATAGAGGAGCTGTTTTCTTTCGCCTTCCACGCGTGGTGCGTGGACCTGTACACAGGAGAGAAGGAGCAGCATGGAGATCTGTGTAGGCCAG GATTCATCTCAACCTCTCATCTTTCAGGTGATCATGTGACGTCACGTTTCCATAACGAGGTGGAGCGGATGGGCTTCGACACTCAGAACGCCTGGAGAGTATCTGAGATCAACAACAAGTACAA GTTATGTTCCAGCTACCCTCAACTGCTGCTGGTGCCAGCCTGGATTACTGATAAAGAGCTGGAGAATGTGGCGGCCTTCCGCTCCTGGAAGAGGATTCCGGCTGTGGTTTATAG GCACCAGAGCACAGGGGCAGTTATCGCTCGCTGTGGTCAGCCTGAGGTCAGCTGGTGGGGCTGGAGGAATGCAGATGATGAGCACCTGGTGCAGTCCATCGCCAGAGCCTGTGCTGTGGACAGCAGCACCTGTAAAGGCGTCTCCAATGGCTCCTTCTCCCGCGAGTACACTAACGGAGCTGACCTCTCAGATGTGGACTTTG ACTCATCCATGACTAACAGCTCAGAGGTGGAGACACTGGCCATCCAACCTCGAAAGCTTCTGATCCTGGATGCCAGGTCATACGCTGCTGCCGTAGCCAACAGAGCCAAAGGTGGAGGGTGTGAATGTCCAG AGTACTACCCTAACTGTGAGGTGGTGTTTATGGGTATGGCCAACATCCATTCCATCCGCAAGAGTTTCCAGTCTCTGCGCTTACTCTGCACCCAAATGCCCGATCCAGCCAA CTGGCTATCTGCTCTGGAGAGCACAAAGTGGCTGCAGCATCTGTCCCTCCTGCTCAAGGCGTCTCTCCTCGTTGTTAACGCCGTGGACCGCGACCAAAGGCCCGTACTGGTGCACTGCTCAGACGGCTGGGATCGCACCCCTCAGATAGCGGCGTTAGCCAAACTCTTGCTGGACCCGTACTACCGCACCATTGAG GGTTTTCAGGTGCTGGTTGAGACTGAGTGGTTGGACTTCGGTCACAAGTTCGCAGACCGCTGTGGTCACGGAGAGAACGCGGAAGACTTGAATGAGAGATGTCCTGTCTTCCTGCAGTGGTTAGACTGTGTGCACCAGCTCCAAAGACAATTCCCATGTTCCTTTGAGTTCAACGAAGCCTTTCTG GTGAAGCTTGTGCAGCACACATACTCGTGTCTGTTCGGGACGTTCCTGTGTAACAGCGGGAAGGAGAGAGAGGACAGACACATCCAGGAAAGAACCTGCTCCGTGTGGTCTCTCCTCAGAGCCGCCAACCGCTCCTTCAGAAACATGCTGTACTCCTCTCATTCAGAGACC GTGCTTCATCCTGTGTGTCACGTGCGCAATCTCTTGTTATGGACAGCAGTTTACCTACCCAGCTCTTCACCCACAACCCCTTCAGATGACTCCTGTGCCCCCTACCCCGCACCTGGTGCCAACCCTGAGGACCAGCCCCTGGGCAG GCGTCCTAAAACCCGCTCGTTTGATAACTTGCCTAGCGCTTGTGAAGTCGGAAACCCTCTGACCTCCAATCGACGTTCCAGCGACCCCAGTTTGAATGAGAAATGGCAGGACCATCGCAGATCTCTGGAGCTCAACATTGGGACAGGGGCTGAAGGTGCTGTATCTCCAGATCCAGATGAGAGGGTCAATGGGCAAAACGTGGTGGGGATTATGGGAACATTGCCCAGTGGGGGAACAGAGAATGGGGAGGGGCTTGGGGATGTCAGATTGCCAATGATGAAGGGGGTTGATGAGGCGGAGCTGACAGTGGGTGTGGCTATGGGCCAAATGGAGAACATTCTCCAGGAAGCTACAAAAGACGAGTCTGCTCCAGATAGCCGCAGAGACGCAAAGACAGACCGCACTAACAGACAGATTGATGATATTGCACATTCAGAAGAGGGTAGCAGTGGTATTGATGATGACAAAGTTAAAAGCCTTGGAGATGGAAATGTCAATGGACATTGTTCGGAAGATGGTAATTCTGAAGCAGCATCTGCTCTCAGCCAGGATATCTCGGGAAACCAAGACTCAGAGGAAGTAGCCCTTGAGAAATGCATGATACAAGAATATAACCCTTCTTGTAGCATGACTAATTTCCCTTCCAATGGCCTCAGGACTCTGAGTAACGGCCATGGAGTCGAGAGACCACCAGGACGAGAAGTCGTTGAGCAGCGTCTTTCTCTTTTGGAGAGCTCCACAGAGACGCTCACGGAGGACTTGGGTGTTCGTCCAGAGAGTCTGGCACCCTTAATTATTCCGCCACCTCTCAAAGCCCTTGCGGAATCGTCGTGCCTCAAACAGGGTCTCCGTGCAGCAGCCGATCCGCAAGGCGCTCCCAGGACTTTAAACAACACCCCTAAACGGCCGTCTCTCAGTGCCTTTCCGCCCTCCACTGACCTCCTCCACTCCGTGTGTAATGGAGACTCCCCCGACCCTGAGCCCTCCATGCCACGCACAAACGGGGAACGGGCCACACTCAGCCGACAGGTGTCACTCGCTAGCTGTGGCTCGCTGACCCTCCACGCACGGGGCGCCTGCTCCCACCATCGCTGCCTGCACTTGGGGTTTCTGGGCCGGCCGAGCTTCAGCCCTCCAGAGCCCCCTTCAGCCCGGAACCATCTCGATGATGACGGGTTGACCCTGCACACGGACGCTGTGCAGCAGAGGCTGCGGCAAATCGAAGCGGGTCACCAGCTGGAGGTGGAAGCTCTGAAGAGGCAGGTACAGGAGCTCTGGAGCCGTCTGGAGAGCCATCAGGCTGCTGGAATGCTGCGACTCAACGGAGACATGGGAGATGAAGTG ACCTCAATCGCAGACTCCGACTTCAACCTGGAGCCCAACTGTCTTTCCCGCTGCAGCACTGAACTCTTTTCTGAGGCCAGCTGGGAGCAGGTGGACAAGCAGGACACTGAG GTGACCCGGTGGTACCCGGACCATCTGGCTGCTCAGTGCTACGGCTGTGAGAGAGGATTCTGGCTGGCCACTAGAAGGCACCACTGCAG gaattgtgggaatgtgtTCTGTGCCAGCTGTTGCGATCAGAAGATCCCGGTGCCAAGCCAGCAGTTGTTCGAGCCCAGTCGTGTGTGTAGGTCGTGTTTCAGCAACCTGCAGGCTCCCGCGTCGGCTCTGGAGATCGAGCTGGACAAACCCATCACGGCCAGCTCCAACTGA